The Paenibacillus sp. sequence TGCTCCATGTGCTGCTTCAGGTCGTAATCGGTCCGGTCGGCGATGCCCCACAGCTCGCCCCAGCCGAACGGGAATTTGTACTCGATGTCGACCGTCGCGTTGCTGTAGTGGGACAATTCGTCCTCGGAATGGTCGCGCAAGCGGATGCTGTCTTCCTTCATGCCCAGCTTGAGCAGCCAGTCGCGGCAATACGCGCGCCAATATTCGAACCATTGCATATCTTCGCCCGGCTTGCAGAAAAACTCGAGCTCCATCTGCTCGAACTCGCGCGTGCGGAACGTAAAGTTGCCCGGCGTAATTTCGTTCCGGAAGCTTTTGCCGATTTGGCCGATGCCGAACGGCAGCTTCTTGCGCATCGTGCGCTGCACGTTTTTGAAGTTGACGAAAATGCCCTGCGCCGTCTCCGGACGCAAATACACTTCGTTCGCGCTGGACGCCGTGACGCCTTGGTGCGTCTTGAACATTAGGTTGAACTGGCGGATGTCCGTATAGTCGAACGCGCCGCAGTCCGGACATACGATGTGATGCTCTCGGATCAGGTCCATCATTTGGTCGAACGTCATGCCGTCGACGATAATTTCTTGCCCTTTCTCGGCGAGCGCGTTTTCGATCAGCTTATCGGCCCGGTGGCGCGACTTGCACTGCTTGCAGTCGATCATCGGGTCGTTGAAGTTGCCGACGTGACCGGAGGCGACCCACGTTTGCGGGTTCATCAAAATCGCCGCGTCGAGGCCGACGTTATACGGCGACTCTTGGATAAACTTTTTCCACCAAGCGCGTTTGATGTTGTTTTTCAGTTCGACGCCGAGCGGCCCGTAATCCCACGTATTCGCGAGACCCCCGTAAATTTCCGAGCCCGGAAAAATAAAGCCTCGGTGTTTGGCTAACGCCGTTACTGCGTCCATCGTTGTCGCTGACATGTTTCGTTTTCTCTCCTTATATGCAAAAATCCCGTCTCTACGCCCGTTGACACGGACGTAGGGACGGGTTTGTTTTCCCGCGGTTCCACCCTACTTGGCGCATCGATGTGCGCCCGCCTTTCGTTCGACAAACCCGCCGCTCCGAGAACGCCTTCGCTTACGGCACGGACCCGGGCTTTCACCATCCCCGGTCGCTGCGCTCCGCCGCGCATAAGCTACTTGTTTTCCCTTCAACGCGTAACGCGTATGTCACTTCATACTATTGGTGGATTATAACAACGTATCATGGCATTGTCAAGACGTTTCGTTCGGTTCCGCGGGTTCGTCGTACACCGCTTCGATCTGGTCCAAGACGGCGCGAGTTTTCAGCCGGACGTCGGCGTGCGCGTCCAAGTACCGGCGCAGCGCCTCCTTCAGCGCCCGCTTCGTGGCGGGCTTCACGCTGACGTCGCCGATGCGGCGAAGGTCGGCGCGCTGCAGCACCGGCAGCAGCCGAATCGCTCCCGGCGGCAGCGGCATCCGGTCCGCGCGGTCCGCCGCGCATCTCGCGCAGACGAGGCCGCCCGCCGAAGCGCTCCAGTATGCTTTCTCCTCCGGCTGCGGAACCCGCCCGCACTCGGCGCATTCGCTCGTCAGCGGCGCGAAGCCGGCGAACTGCGCCAGCTTCAGCTCGAGCATGGCGGCGACGACCGCCGGATCTTTGCCCGCCGAGAGCGCTTCGTACGCCGCTTTCAGCTGCTCGAACAAAAACTGGCTCGCCTCCCCGTCGGGCACGAGCCGGTCCGTCAATTCGGCGAAATACGCCGCGTACGCCGATGCGCGCAAATCGCCGCGAATGCCGGAGAAGCCGTCCAGCAGCTCCGCCGAGTTGAGCGTGCCGAGCCCGCTCGCCTGCGATTTGTAAAACACGAAATCTCCGTATGTATACAGCTGGGTGACGGCAGCGTGACGGCTGCGCGCCTTCTTCGCCCCGCGGACCATCACCCCGACTTTCCCGACCTCGCCGGTAAACAGCGTGACAATCAG is a genomic window containing:
- a CDS encoding glycine--tRNA ligase; translated protein: MSATTMDAVTALAKHRGFIFPGSEIYGGLANTWDYGPLGVELKNNIKRAWWKKFIQESPYNVGLDAAILMNPQTWVASGHVGNFNDPMIDCKQCKSRHRADKLIENALAEKGQEIIVDGMTFDQMMDLIREHHIVCPDCGAFDYTDIRQFNLMFKTHQGVTASSANEVYLRPETAQGIFVNFKNVQRTMRKKLPFGIGQIGKSFRNEITPGNFTFRTREFEQMELEFFCKPGEDMQWFEYWRAYCRDWLLKLGMKEDSIRLRDHSEDELSHYSNATVDIEYKFPFGWGELWGIADRTDYDLKQHMEHSGEDFHYHDQETGEKYVPYCIEPSLGADRVTLAFLIDAYEEQQLEGDDSRVVLHLHPALAPYKAAVFPLSKKLNDGARAVFEKLAADFMVDFDDAGSIGKRYRRHDEIGTPFCITYDFDSETDGQVTVRDRDTMEQVRMPIADLPAYLASKIAF
- the recO gene encoding DNA repair protein RecO, which produces MLYRVEGIVIRSVAYGEGNLIVTLFTGEVGKVGVMVRGAKKARSRHAAVTQLYTYGDFVFYKSQASGLGTLNSAELLDGFSGIRGDLRASAYAAYFAELTDRLVPDGEASQFLFEQLKAAYEALSAGKDPAVVAAMLELKLAQFAGFAPLTSECAECGRVPQPEEKAYWSASAGGLVCARCAADRADRMPLPPGAIRLLPVLQRADLRRIGDVSVKPATKRALKEALRRYLDAHADVRLKTRAVLDQIEAVYDEPAEPNETS